A single region of the Glycine max cultivar Williams 82 chromosome 20, Glycine_max_v4.0, whole genome shotgun sequence genome encodes:
- the GER11 gene encoding germin-like protein precursor, with product MKVFYFFVVLLALASSVAFGYDPSPLQDFCVAINDTKTGGLYGVFVNGKFCKDPKFAYADDFFFGGLGPGNTANPQGSKVTAVTVNEILGLNTLGISLARIDFAPKGLNPPHTHPRGTEILVVLEGTLYVGFVASNQNDNRLFTKVLYKGDVFVFPIGLVHFQQNIGYGNAVAIAGLSSQNPGVITIANAVFGSKPPISDEVLAKAFQVDKNVIDYLQKQFGYNNKVNGKHN from the exons atgaaggtttTTTACTTCTTCGTTGTGCTATTGGCTTTGGCATCCTCCGTTGCCTTTGGTTATGATCCAAGCCCCTTGCAAGACTTTTGTGTGGCTATCAATGATACCAAAACTGGTGGTCTATATGGAG TGTTCGTGAATGGAAAATTTTGCAAGGATCCTAAGTTTGCTTATGCTGATGATTTCTTCTTTGGTGGATTGGGACCCGGAAACACTGCAAACCCACAAGGATCAAAGGTGACAGCTGTCACAGTTAATGAAATATTAGGGCTCAACACACTTGGTATATCCTTGGCACGCATAGATTTTGCACCAAAGGGTTTGAACCCTCCACACACTCACCCTCGAGGGACAGAGATTCTTGTAGTCTTGGAAGGTACCCTCTATGTCGGTTTTGTTGCGTCCAATCAAAACGACAACCGTTTATTCACCAAAGTGCTGTACAAGGGTGATGTGTTTGTGTTTCCCATTGGTCTCGTTCACTTCCAGCAGAACATAGGTTATGGAAATGCTGTGGCCATTGCTGGTCTTAGTAGCCAAAACCCTGGAGTTATTACCATTGCAAATGCTGTGTTTGGATCTAAACCTCCTATCTCTGATGAAGTTCTCGCCAAAGCTTTTCAAGTGGACAAAAACGTAATCGACTACCTTCAGAAACAATTCGGGTACAACAACAAAGTTAACGGGAAACATAATTAA